From Rudanella lutea DSM 19387, a single genomic window includes:
- a CDS encoding putative maltokinase, giving the protein MLQTQLSWSALAADVPFWSALARDVLPAYVNTCRWFAGKARTQTGFAVTSVHTFPTAHQPAYLLVVEATYAEGESERYLLPVTLLTTNDPTQVPDKGKISPLVCADQEGTLIDAIYHADFRTALFEAIRQNTELLQPDGRLTAVRGRGLSPDDTHPASRVLPVDSSNSAMVFGAPMQETYFLKLYRKLFAETNPEVEMVAFLTEEGGFEHIPAFCGTLVWHPSAGAPITLGMMQRMVQNDKDSWMQTGDYLNDFLYAVPNRLFTIKEDVFDKVELLGKRTGQMHCALYQPRTTNPAFSPEPFTDEYRQFLIGRFADLLDRRYALLIDNYTRLDLPAQRLAWVFMEAKEMIDAFVEEFRTRPLDSLRIRIHGDYHLGQVLATPDDFVMIDFEGEPESTITDRKIKHSPLKDVAGMIRSYHYAVSAKLFNAAETQGISPEHLQRVSDRWFYLIRDTYLDAYLSEFGSPHPLFKNNNEINFLLLVYLLEKAVYELGYEISYRPDWVKIPLKGIIDVVREIEKIRISDQGHREEVPMLQTKLLNG; this is encoded by the coding sequence ATGCTCCAAACCCAACTTTCCTGGTCTGCTCTTGCTGCTGACGTCCCTTTCTGGTCCGCGTTGGCCCGCGATGTACTGCCAGCCTACGTGAATACCTGCCGCTGGTTTGCCGGCAAAGCCCGCACCCAAACGGGCTTTGCCGTAACCTCGGTGCATACCTTCCCAACGGCCCACCAACCGGCTTATCTGCTCGTGGTAGAGGCTACCTACGCCGAGGGCGAATCAGAGCGGTACCTCTTACCGGTAACTTTGCTGACAACGAACGACCCGACCCAGGTACCCGACAAAGGCAAAATCAGCCCGTTGGTCTGCGCCGATCAGGAGGGCACGCTTATCGACGCTATTTACCACGCCGACTTCCGCACGGCACTCTTTGAAGCTATTCGGCAAAACACCGAACTACTACAACCAGACGGTCGTCTGACGGCCGTGCGGGGCCGGGGCCTCTCCCCCGACGACACCCATCCCGCCAGCCGGGTACTGCCCGTCGACTCGAGCAACTCGGCGATGGTGTTCGGGGCTCCCATGCAGGAAACGTACTTCCTGAAACTCTACCGGAAACTGTTTGCCGAAACCAACCCTGAGGTCGAAATGGTGGCGTTTCTGACCGAAGAAGGTGGTTTTGAACATATTCCGGCTTTCTGCGGAACGCTCGTCTGGCATCCGTCGGCCGGTGCACCCATTACGCTGGGCATGATGCAGCGAATGGTGCAAAACGATAAGGATTCGTGGATGCAAACCGGCGATTACCTGAACGACTTTTTGTACGCCGTGCCCAACCGGCTGTTCACCATCAAAGAAGACGTTTTTGACAAGGTTGAACTACTGGGCAAACGAACCGGGCAGATGCACTGCGCCCTGTACCAGCCCCGTACCACCAACCCAGCCTTTTCGCCGGAGCCCTTCACCGACGAGTACCGGCAGTTTTTGATTGGCCGGTTTGCTGACCTGCTCGACCGCCGGTACGCGCTACTCATCGACAACTACACCCGGCTCGACTTGCCGGCGCAGCGGCTGGCGTGGGTATTTATGGAGGCCAAAGAAATGATCGATGCCTTTGTGGAAGAGTTTCGGACGCGCCCGCTCGACTCCCTGCGCATCCGAATCCACGGTGATTATCACTTAGGGCAGGTACTGGCCACCCCCGACGACTTTGTGATGATTGACTTTGAGGGCGAACCCGAAAGCACCATCACCGACCGTAAAATAAAGCATTCGCCCCTCAAAGATGTGGCCGGTATGATTCGGTCGTACCACTACGCGGTATCGGCTAAGTTGTTCAATGCGGCCGAAACGCAGGGTATCTCGCCCGAGCACCTGCAACGTGTGTCGGACCGCTGGTTTTACCTCATCCGCGACACGTACCTGGATGCCTACCTGAGCGAGTTTGGCAGCCCCCACCCGTTGTTCAAAAACAACAACGAGATCAACTTTTTGCTGCTGGTGTACCTGCTCGAAAAAGCAGTGTATGAACTGGGGTACGAAATCAGCTACCGACCCGACTGGGTGAAGATTCCGCTCAAAGGCATTATCGATGTCGTGCGCGAAATCGAGAAGATTCGCATCAGCGATCAGGGCCACCGCGAAGAGGTACCCATGCTGCAAACCAAGTTGCTCAATGGGTAA
- the trxA gene encoding thioredoxin, producing MAAGSRAFEATDANFNELINSDKPVLVDFWAEWCGPCKMIGPLVEQLADEFEGKAVVAKMDVDQNAQVPMQFGIRSIPTLMVFKNGQLVDKVIGAVPKAVLEQKLQAAL from the coding sequence ATGGCAGCAGGATCTCGCGCCTTTGAAGCAACTGACGCAAATTTCAACGAACTCATTAATTCTGATAAACCCGTATTGGTAGACTTCTGGGCTGAGTGGTGCGGGCCTTGTAAGATGATCGGGCCACTGGTTGAGCAACTCGCCGACGAGTTTGAAGGCAAGGCTGTTGTGGCCAAAATGGACGTAGATCAGAACGCTCAGGTGCCGATGCAGTTCGGTATTCGGAGCATCCCGACCCTGATGGTTTTCAAGAACGGTCAGCTGGTCGATAAAGTTATCGGTGCTGTTCCCAAGGCGGTTCTGGAGCAAAAGCTACAGGCTGCGTTGTAA
- the pgmB gene encoding beta-phosphoglucomutase: MPISAFLFDLDGVIVDTAVFHYQAWRRMANELGFDISHEFNETLKGVSRMDSLDLILAHGGVTLSDDRKLELATQKNDWYLELVSRMTPDEILPGVAGFFHQVKHAQPPLKTALGSVSKNARLILERIHMIDDFDAIIDGTKITRGKPDPEVFLNGAAELGATPAECVVFEDAVAGIEAAKRAGMFAVGIGSPDVLTEADLVVPSLEHLTVVELLAAVQRAQGLGY, from the coding sequence ATGCCAATCAGCGCATTCTTATTTGATTTAGACGGAGTTATTGTCGATACGGCCGTTTTTCATTATCAGGCCTGGCGCCGAATGGCCAACGAACTGGGGTTCGACATTTCGCATGAATTCAACGAAACCCTCAAAGGCGTGAGCCGCATGGACTCGCTCGATCTGATTCTGGCGCATGGCGGGGTGACCCTCTCCGACGACCGGAAACTCGAACTCGCTACCCAGAAAAACGACTGGTACCTCGAACTGGTCAGCCGCATGACGCCTGATGAGATTCTGCCGGGTGTCGCGGGCTTTTTTCACCAGGTAAAACACGCCCAACCACCCTTGAAAACGGCCCTCGGCTCGGTTAGCAAAAACGCCCGGCTTATTCTGGAACGCATCCACATGATCGACGACTTCGACGCAATCATCGACGGCACCAAAATCACTCGCGGCAAACCCGACCCCGAGGTGTTTTTGAACGGGGCCGCCGAATTAGGCGCTACACCAGCCGAATGCGTGGTGTTTGAAGACGCCGTGGCTGGGATTGAAGCGGCCAAACGTGCGGGTATGTTTGCCGTGGGTATTGGTTCACCCGACGTACTGACCGAGGCCGACCTGGTGGTACCCTCACTCGAACACCTCACCGTTGTCGAACTACTCGCGGCCGTCCAACGGGCGCAGGGGCTGGGATATTGA
- a CDS encoding DinB family protein: MQKLTTATDLQARLTHVLDTVEREFRPLTDAQLRTKPANGGWSIIECLQHLNLAERFYIRQLQHKVDQLGLVQHMPTDQTLESDWIGRLMIKVVDPKNTRKVPAPGVIKPRTAADLDVGPVLNQFVELQTLLNSLLDKATYLDWNREKVPTLLGNWLKMRLGDAIQMLVLHTERHMAQALRVKEGLPY, encoded by the coding sequence ATGCAAAAGCTCACCACTGCTACCGACCTGCAAGCCCGGCTAACCCACGTTCTCGACACCGTCGAGCGGGAGTTCAGGCCGCTGACCGATGCCCAACTGCGAACCAAACCCGCCAACGGGGGCTGGAGCATCATTGAATGCCTGCAACACCTGAACCTAGCCGAGCGGTTTTACATCCGGCAGCTTCAGCACAAGGTAGATCAGTTGGGGCTGGTGCAACACATGCCAACCGATCAGACACTCGAATCGGATTGGATTGGCCGGTTGATGATCAAGGTTGTTGACCCTAAGAATACCCGAAAAGTACCGGCTCCGGGCGTCATTAAACCCCGCACTGCTGCCGACCTCGACGTAGGGCCGGTGCTGAATCAGTTTGTCGAATTGCAAACGTTACTGAACAGCCTGCTCGACAAAGCGACTTATTTAGACTGGAACCGCGAAAAAGTACCCACTCTGCTGGGCAACTGGCTCAAAATGAGACTGGGCGACGCCATTCAGATGCTGGTACTCCATACCGAACGGCACATGGCGCAGGCCCTGCGGGTGAAAGAAGGTTTACCGTATTGA
- a CDS encoding glycoside hydrolase family 65 protein: MKNYISHDPWNIVEEGFHREYNEITESLMSLGNGRMGGRGNFEEKFSGKTLQGNYVAGVYYPDKTRVGWWKNGYPEYFAKVLNATNWIGIDIDIEYESLDLNTCEVRDFRRVLNMQEGYLERSFVAVFKSGKELKVVSKRFCSIVDDEAGAIRYAITPLNFDAKITITPYLDGAIRNKDANYDETFWDEVRKETGYGEAYIELRTRKTGFHVVTGMCVEIEQDGVRIDYQSQPIKYEKYVANRITLDCRQEQETAIYKYGVNLSSLNYDSDELLQEARLYMQRVTRKGYEKMLFEQKQAWADKWKMNDITIDGDDRTVAAQQGIRFNIFQLNQTYTGEDERLNIGPKGFTGEKYGGSTYWDTEAYCLPFYLATADQKVARNLLVYRYKQLGKAIENAQKLGFKAGAALYPMVTMNGEECHNEWEITFEEIHRNGAIAFAIYDYVRYTGDEAYLVEYGLEVLIAISRFWSQRVNWSEAKQQYVMLGVTGPNEYENNVNNNWYTNYIAAWTLRYTMEVVEKVKALSPDRYAELCDRIHFQEEKEVEKASHIVAHMHYPYDETRQVFLQQSDFLDKELLSVSDIPKGQRPLNQHWSWDRILRSCFIKQADVLQGLYFFEDEFDHSTIARNFDFYEPMTVHESSLSPCVHSVLASLLGKKEKAYEMYLRTARLDLDDYNNDTEDGLHITSMAGTWLAVVKGFGGMRVEQTESADYGLRLSPYCPEGWQKLAFKIRFRGNLLQVTTTQQTVTVENFSAQPVTLFVYGAPVTVAGASSQTVGVKTDASRV, translated from the coding sequence ATGAAAAATTACATATCCCACGACCCCTGGAACATTGTTGAAGAGGGGTTTCACCGCGAGTACAACGAAATCACCGAAAGCCTCATGAGTCTCGGCAACGGCCGTATGGGCGGACGGGGCAATTTTGAAGAGAAATTTTCGGGCAAAACCCTGCAAGGCAACTACGTAGCCGGGGTGTATTATCCCGACAAAACCCGGGTAGGTTGGTGGAAAAACGGCTACCCTGAGTATTTTGCCAAGGTGCTCAATGCCACCAACTGGATTGGTATCGACATTGATATTGAGTACGAATCGCTCGATCTGAACACCTGCGAGGTGCGCGACTTCCGGCGGGTGCTCAATATGCAGGAAGGCTACCTCGAACGGTCGTTTGTGGCCGTATTCAAGAGCGGCAAAGAGTTGAAAGTGGTGAGTAAACGATTCTGCTCCATCGTCGACGACGAAGCCGGGGCCATTCGGTACGCCATTACCCCGCTCAACTTCGACGCTAAAATTACCATCACCCCTTACCTCGACGGGGCCATTCGGAACAAAGACGCCAACTACGACGAGACGTTCTGGGACGAAGTACGCAAAGAAACCGGCTACGGTGAGGCATACATTGAACTCCGCACCCGTAAAACTGGCTTCCACGTCGTAACCGGTATGTGCGTTGAGATTGAGCAGGATGGCGTTCGGATCGATTACCAGTCGCAACCGATCAAGTACGAAAAATACGTTGCCAACCGAATCACGCTCGACTGTCGGCAGGAGCAGGAGACAGCTATCTACAAGTACGGCGTAAACCTGTCATCACTCAACTACGATTCCGACGAGCTGCTTCAGGAGGCCCGCCTGTACATGCAGCGAGTGACCCGCAAGGGCTACGAAAAGATGCTCTTCGAGCAGAAGCAAGCCTGGGCAGACAAGTGGAAAATGAACGACATCACCATCGACGGTGATGACCGCACGGTGGCCGCTCAGCAGGGCATCCGGTTCAATATTTTCCAGCTCAACCAAACCTATACCGGCGAAGACGAGCGGCTCAACATTGGCCCCAAAGGCTTTACGGGCGAGAAGTACGGCGGATCGACCTACTGGGATACCGAAGCCTACTGCCTGCCGTTTTACCTGGCTACCGCTGACCAGAAAGTAGCCCGTAACCTGCTCGTGTACCGGTATAAGCAGCTCGGCAAAGCCATCGAAAACGCGCAGAAACTGGGCTTCAAGGCCGGGGCAGCTTTGTACCCCATGGTGACCATGAACGGCGAGGAGTGCCACAACGAATGGGAAATTACGTTTGAGGAGATTCACCGCAACGGGGCCATTGCGTTTGCCATTTACGACTACGTGCGGTACACCGGCGACGAAGCGTATCTGGTCGAGTACGGGCTCGAAGTGCTTATTGCCATCAGCCGGTTCTGGAGTCAGCGGGTCAACTGGTCGGAGGCTAAGCAGCAGTACGTGATGCTGGGCGTTACCGGCCCCAACGAGTACGAAAACAACGTTAACAACAACTGGTACACCAACTACATTGCCGCCTGGACCCTCCGGTACACGATGGAGGTAGTTGAAAAGGTGAAAGCCCTTAGCCCCGACAGGTACGCCGAGCTATGCGACCGGATTCATTTTCAGGAAGAAAAGGAGGTTGAGAAGGCGTCGCACATTGTGGCTCATATGCACTACCCGTACGACGAAACCCGGCAGGTATTCTTGCAGCAGAGCGATTTTCTGGACAAAGAACTCCTGTCCGTTTCCGACATTCCGAAGGGGCAGCGGCCACTCAATCAGCATTGGTCGTGGGATCGGATTCTGCGCTCGTGCTTTATCAAACAGGCCGACGTATTGCAGGGACTTTACTTCTTCGAAGACGAGTTTGACCACAGCACCATTGCCCGCAACTTCGACTTCTACGAGCCCATGACCGTACATGAGTCGTCGCTGTCGCCCTGTGTGCACTCAGTGCTGGCCTCACTGCTGGGCAAAAAAGAGAAAGCCTATGAGATGTACTTGCGCACAGCCCGTCTCGACCTCGACGACTACAACAACGATACCGAAGATGGCCTCCACATCACCTCGATGGCGGGCACCTGGCTAGCGGTGGTAAAAGGCTTTGGCGGCATGCGGGTCGAACAAACCGAATCGGCCGATTATGGGCTCCGGCTCAGCCCGTACTGCCCCGAGGGCTGGCAGAAACTGGCGTTTAAAATCCGGTTCCGGGGCAACCTGCTCCAGGTAACAACCACTCAACAAACGGTAACGGTCGAGAACTTTTCGGCCCAACCGGTTACGCTGTTTGTGTACGGCGCGCCCGTAACGGTTGCCGGTGCCAGTAGCCAAACGGTTGGGGTAAAAACCGATGCGAGCCGGGTATAA
- the ypfJ gene encoding KPN_02809 family neutral zinc metallopeptidase has product MRWLGGRESDNVEDRRGSGGSGGLVIGGGIGSLVIALIVYLLGGDPSQIIGQSDNSYQSPSMPGAQAPASPQPDDQAAKFTRVVLGSTEDVWTKLLAQEGQQYRPPTLVLFRNRTQSGCGTATSASGPFYCPGDKKLYIDLSFYDELRDRFNAPGDFAMAYVIAHEVGHYLQDELGIMDKVSAAQQRVGKRQANQLSVRLELQADFLAGVWARNNGMIEPGDIEEALQAANAIGDDRIQRETQGYVVPDAFTHGTSAQRVYWFKKGYQTGDINQGDTFNSNEDANLQ; this is encoded by the coding sequence ATGCGTTGGCTGGGAGGTCGTGAAAGCGACAATGTAGAAGACCGCCGTGGATCGGGCGGCAGCGGAGGCCTGGTAATCGGCGGAGGTATTGGCAGTCTGGTGATTGCCCTGATCGTGTACCTGCTCGGGGGCGACCCATCGCAGATTATTGGCCAATCCGACAACAGTTATCAGAGTCCGTCTATGCCCGGTGCGCAGGCCCCGGCTAGTCCGCAACCCGACGATCAGGCGGCCAAGTTCACGCGGGTCGTACTGGGATCAACCGAAGACGTCTGGACCAAACTATTAGCGCAGGAAGGGCAACAGTACCGTCCGCCCACCCTCGTGCTGTTTCGCAACCGCACCCAGTCGGGCTGCGGTACGGCTACATCGGCCTCGGGGCCGTTTTACTGCCCCGGCGACAAAAAACTGTATATCGACCTGTCGTTTTACGACGAACTCCGCGACCGGTTCAATGCACCGGGCGATTTTGCCATGGCGTACGTGATTGCGCACGAGGTGGGGCATTACCTGCAGGACGAACTCGGCATTATGGATAAAGTGTCGGCCGCTCAGCAACGGGTGGGCAAACGCCAGGCCAATCAGCTATCGGTTCGGCTGGAGTTACAGGCCGATTTTCTGGCGGGAGTATGGGCCCGAAATAACGGTATGATTGAGCCGGGCGATATTGAAGAAGCCTTACAAGCCGCCAACGCCATCGGCGACGACCGGATTCAGCGCGAGACCCAGGGCTACGTGGTGCCCGATGCGTTCACACACGGCACCTCGGCACAGCGGGTGTACTGGTTTAAGAAAGGCTACCAAACCGGCGATATTAACCAGGGCGATACCTTCAACAGCAACGAAGACGCCAACTTGCAGTAG